Proteins from one Stegostoma tigrinum isolate sSteTig4 chromosome 17, sSteTig4.hap1, whole genome shotgun sequence genomic window:
- the LOC125459289 gene encoding guanine nucleotide exchange factor for Rab-3A-like isoform X6 produces MWIGNEVRDQKQATGSQCLAGKTVLSAWKEAMPGDDEVGSEQCAANSQQESSEPVSEEMLRNAYHLSRLRSSSVEIREKGSERLKEELAKAQRELKLKDEECEKLSKVREQLEQELEELTASLFEEAHKMVREANTKQATAEKQLKEAQGKIDVLLAEVTALKTLVITSTPSSPNRELHPQLQSPSKAVFKKGHSRNKSLSSAIVTAATQNTPLKPISKDGREAGVPTLLSLLLCIVPGRAIYVTPEPYGHLTKPSSIQEHQIDLILFEEFQSWKEDPTLDKASPFLERIYQEDISPCLSFAKHELTEAVQTAVENNTLSIEPAAAQALPVVKASAMECGGPNGWRAEVLTKCALSGLSRTCKHRIKLGDSGNYFYISPSCRSRITAVCNFFTYIRYIQQGLVRQDVEQMYWEVMKLRKEMSIAKLGYYTEES; encoded by the exons ATGTGGATTGGGAATGAAGTCAG GGATCAGAAGCAAGCTACTGGGAGCCAGTGTTTGGCTGGTAAAACGGTGCTCAGCGCCTGGAAGGAGGCAATGCCTGGGGACGATGAAGTGGGATCTGAGCAGTGTGCAGCAAACTCTCAACAGGAAAGCTCCGAACCTGTGAGTGAGGAGATGCTTCGCAATGCCTATCATCTGTCCCGGCTCCGGAGTTCCTCTGTGGAAATACGGGAGAAAGGATCGGAACGACTGAAGGAGGAGCTGGCAAAGGCACAGAGG GAGCTGAAGCTCAAGGATGAAGAATGTGAAAAACTATCTAAAGTGCGGGAGCAATTGGAACAGGAACTGGAGGAGCTGACCGCCAGTCTCTTTGAG GAAGCGCATAAGATGGTGCGGGAAGCAAACACTAAACAGGCCACAGCTGAGAAGCAACTCAAAGAAGCCCAAGGGAAG ATTGATGTGCTACTGGCTGAGGTAACTGCACTGAAGACCCTTGTGATCACATCTACACCATCTTCTCCAAATAGGGAGTTGCACCCGCAGCTCCAGAGCCCCTCAAAGGCTGTCTTTAAGAAGGGTCACAGTCGCAACAAAAGCTTGAGCAGTGCCATTGTGACAGCAGCGACACAGAACACCCCATTAAAGCCCATCAGCAAAGATGgcagggag GCAGGAGTGCCTACTCTCCTCTCTCTGCTGCTCTGCATCGTACCTGGGAGGGCAATTTATGTCACACCTGAGCCATATGGGCATCTTACCAAGCCATCGTCTATACAGGAGCATCAG ATTGACCTGATTTTGTTTGAGGAGTTCCAATCATGGAAGGAGGATCCAACCCTTGATAAGGCTTCTCCGTTCTTGGAGAGGATTTACCAGGAAGATATCAGCCCATGTCTGTCCTTTGCCAAGCATGAG CTGACCGAAGCAGTCCAGACTGCTGTGGAGAACAACACTTTAAGCATTGAGCCAGCTGCTGCCCAAGCACTACCAGTAGTCAAGGCCTCGGCAATGGAGTGTGGAGGACCAAA TGGGTGGCGGGCTGAAGTATTGAC GAAATGTGCACTAAGTGGCCTATCCAGAACCTGTAAGCATCGCATCAAACTGGGGGACTCGGGAAATTATTTCTACATTTCACCATCCTGCAGGTCCAGG ATTACTGCTGTTTGCAATTTCTTCACATATATTCGTTATATCCAACAAGGTTTAGTCCGACAAGATG TGGAACAGATGTACTGGGAAGTGATGAAGCTGAGGAAGGAAATGTCCATTGCTAAACTAGGATACTATACCGAGGAGTCTTAA
- the LOC125459289 gene encoding guanine nucleotide exchange factor for Rab-3A-like isoform X8, giving the protein MWKRDQKQATGSQCLAGKTVLSAWKEAMPGDDEVGSEQCAANSQQESSEPVSEEMLRNAYHLSRLRSSSVEIREKGSERLKEELAKAQRELKLKDEECEKLSKVREQLEQELEELTASLFEEAHKMVREANTKQATAEKQLKEAQGKIDVLLAEVTALKTLVITSTPSSPNRELHPQLQSPSKAVFKKGHSRNKSLSSAIVTAATQNTPLKPISKDGREAGVPTLLSLLLCIVPGRAIYVTPEPYGHLTKPSSIQEHQIDLILFEEFQSWKEDPTLDKASPFLERIYQEDISPCLSFAKHELTEAVQTAVENNTLSIEPAAAQALPVVKASAMECGGPNGWRAEVLTKCALSGLSRTCKHRIKLGDSGNYFYISPSCRSRITAVCNFFTYIRYIQQGLVRQDVEQMYWEVMKLRKEMSIAKLGYYTEES; this is encoded by the exons GGATCAGAAGCAAGCTACTGGGAGCCAGTGTTTGGCTGGTAAAACGGTGCTCAGCGCCTGGAAGGAGGCAATGCCTGGGGACGATGAAGTGGGATCTGAGCAGTGTGCAGCAAACTCTCAACAGGAAAGCTCCGAACCTGTGAGTGAGGAGATGCTTCGCAATGCCTATCATCTGTCCCGGCTCCGGAGTTCCTCTGTGGAAATACGGGAGAAAGGATCGGAACGACTGAAGGAGGAGCTGGCAAAGGCACAGAGG GAGCTGAAGCTCAAGGATGAAGAATGTGAAAAACTATCTAAAGTGCGGGAGCAATTGGAACAGGAACTGGAGGAGCTGACCGCCAGTCTCTTTGAG GAAGCGCATAAGATGGTGCGGGAAGCAAACACTAAACAGGCCACAGCTGAGAAGCAACTCAAAGAAGCCCAAGGGAAG ATTGATGTGCTACTGGCTGAGGTAACTGCACTGAAGACCCTTGTGATCACATCTACACCATCTTCTCCAAATAGGGAGTTGCACCCGCAGCTCCAGAGCCCCTCAAAGGCTGTCTTTAAGAAGGGTCACAGTCGCAACAAAAGCTTGAGCAGTGCCATTGTGACAGCAGCGACACAGAACACCCCATTAAAGCCCATCAGCAAAGATGgcagggag GCAGGAGTGCCTACTCTCCTCTCTCTGCTGCTCTGCATCGTACCTGGGAGGGCAATTTATGTCACACCTGAGCCATATGGGCATCTTACCAAGCCATCGTCTATACAGGAGCATCAG ATTGACCTGATTTTGTTTGAGGAGTTCCAATCATGGAAGGAGGATCCAACCCTTGATAAGGCTTCTCCGTTCTTGGAGAGGATTTACCAGGAAGATATCAGCCCATGTCTGTCCTTTGCCAAGCATGAG CTGACCGAAGCAGTCCAGACTGCTGTGGAGAACAACACTTTAAGCATTGAGCCAGCTGCTGCCCAAGCACTACCAGTAGTCAAGGCCTCGGCAATGGAGTGTGGAGGACCAAA TGGGTGGCGGGCTGAAGTATTGAC GAAATGTGCACTAAGTGGCCTATCCAGAACCTGTAAGCATCGCATCAAACTGGGGGACTCGGGAAATTATTTCTACATTTCACCATCCTGCAGGTCCAGG ATTACTGCTGTTTGCAATTTCTTCACATATATTCGTTATATCCAACAAGGTTTAGTCCGACAAGATG TGGAACAGATGTACTGGGAAGTGATGAAGCTGAGGAAGGAAATGTCCATTGCTAAACTAGGATACTATACCGAGGAGTCTTAA
- the LOC125459289 gene encoding guanine nucleotide exchange factor for Rab-3A-like isoform X9, translated as MPGDDEVGSEQCAANSQQESSEPVSEEMLRNAYHLSRLRSSSVEIREKGSERLKEELAKAQRELKLKDEECEKLSKVREQLEQELEELTASLFEEAHKMVREANTKQATAEKQLKEAQGKIDVLLAEVTALKTLVITSTPSSPNRELHPQLQSPSKAVFKKGHSRNKSLSSAIVTAATQNTPLKPISKDGREAGVPTLLSLLLCIVPGRAIYVTPEPYGHLTKPSSIQEHQIDLILFEEFQSWKEDPTLDKASPFLERIYQEDISPCLSFAKHELTEAVQTAVENNTLSIEPAAAQALPVVKASAMECGGPNGWRAEVLTKCALSGLSRTCKHRIKLGDSGNYFYISPSCRSRITAVCNFFTYIRYIQQGLVRQDVEQMYWEVMKLRKEMSIAKLGYYTEES; from the exons ATGCCTGGGGACGATGAAGTGGGATCTGAGCAGTGTGCAGCAAACTCTCAACAGGAAAGCTCCGAACCTGTGAGTGAGGAGATGCTTCGCAATGCCTATCATCTGTCCCGGCTCCGGAGTTCCTCTGTGGAAATACGGGAGAAAGGATCGGAACGACTGAAGGAGGAGCTGGCAAAGGCACAGAGG GAGCTGAAGCTCAAGGATGAAGAATGTGAAAAACTATCTAAAGTGCGGGAGCAATTGGAACAGGAACTGGAGGAGCTGACCGCCAGTCTCTTTGAG GAAGCGCATAAGATGGTGCGGGAAGCAAACACTAAACAGGCCACAGCTGAGAAGCAACTCAAAGAAGCCCAAGGGAAG ATTGATGTGCTACTGGCTGAGGTAACTGCACTGAAGACCCTTGTGATCACATCTACACCATCTTCTCCAAATAGGGAGTTGCACCCGCAGCTCCAGAGCCCCTCAAAGGCTGTCTTTAAGAAGGGTCACAGTCGCAACAAAAGCTTGAGCAGTGCCATTGTGACAGCAGCGACACAGAACACCCCATTAAAGCCCATCAGCAAAGATGgcagggag GCAGGAGTGCCTACTCTCCTCTCTCTGCTGCTCTGCATCGTACCTGGGAGGGCAATTTATGTCACACCTGAGCCATATGGGCATCTTACCAAGCCATCGTCTATACAGGAGCATCAG ATTGACCTGATTTTGTTTGAGGAGTTCCAATCATGGAAGGAGGATCCAACCCTTGATAAGGCTTCTCCGTTCTTGGAGAGGATTTACCAGGAAGATATCAGCCCATGTCTGTCCTTTGCCAAGCATGAG CTGACCGAAGCAGTCCAGACTGCTGTGGAGAACAACACTTTAAGCATTGAGCCAGCTGCTGCCCAAGCACTACCAGTAGTCAAGGCCTCGGCAATGGAGTGTGGAGGACCAAA TGGGTGGCGGGCTGAAGTATTGAC GAAATGTGCACTAAGTGGCCTATCCAGAACCTGTAAGCATCGCATCAAACTGGGGGACTCGGGAAATTATTTCTACATTTCACCATCCTGCAGGTCCAGG ATTACTGCTGTTTGCAATTTCTTCACATATATTCGTTATATCCAACAAGGTTTAGTCCGACAAGATG TGGAACAGATGTACTGGGAAGTGATGAAGCTGAGGAAGGAAATGTCCATTGCTAAACTAGGATACTATACCGAGGAGTCTTAA